The genomic segment agcgttGCTGGCCGCCGGCGCAACGTCGGCCCGCCGCGGCAACGGGGGTCCCCTGCTCCTGGGGGTGGCAGCCCCCGGcgctgccccaactgcaactttgcctCCCACCAGTTTAATGTATGCCCCGCGCTGGGCAAGACTTGTAATTTTTGCAGAAAACTGAACCATTTTTCGGCCGcctgccgctcccgtgggaaacctgtccctgctcctcGGAGAATGGTAAACAACCTTGCTGAGGCAGATAGCGCgctcggttcccagtaccagtttgacgaactccctgattctgataccagttcctcccaCGAGGACACCAGCATATTTTCACTGCTGGATGCACCTGCCCTGATAACCGACCCTTCAGTTCGCGTTACTGTGAATGGGTCGaccttccctgcgaaggtcgacACGGGGGCGGTTGCCAATGTTATGTCGATAAGTCTCTTCGAGAAGATAAGGTCTGGTGAGAGGGTTACTCCCGACAACTCCCTGctgcatgcctacgggggaggtgTGCTCGAACCAGTCGGAAAGGCTACTCTGATCTGCAAAGtcctgcaggcctctcggcccctcactttttatctgctggaTACTGACAGGGCGCCCGTGCGTGCCAGGACTTCGGTTTAGTCTCGTTCCACCGTGATAGCCACCTAGTGTGGTCCCCCTGGACCCCCTTAACGAATGCCCTGACCGTTTCGACgataagctgggcaagctgccctgcagttacaagatcgttgtcgaccCCGGCGTTGAGCCAGTGATCCGCCCGCCGCACCGCGTCtcctttgccatgaaggacaaggtggagtcgACTCTGCTTCACATGGTGGCaacgggcatcctcaaggaggtgagcgatcccacccggtgggtctccaccatggtggtCGCTGCAAAGAAGGACAAAAGCGAAATTGgcatttgtatcaaccccaaggacctgaaccttgccatcaagcgcccacactaccccatgcgaacggtggaggacgtcgctgcacaggttgggccggccactgtcttctcggttctcgatgccaagagctccttctggcagataccgctggatgaacgatcctcctacctgactaccttcagcacgcccttcggcaggttccgattcctccgcatgccattcggaatcaactctgccagcgaggtgttccagcgaacgatggagccgctgtttgccggtctgccgtgtgccatcatcgtcgacgacatcctggtctacggcaaggacgttgctgagcacgaccgccacctccgccaagtcctggatcgGGCCCGTGAGATCAACCTTAAGCTTAACCCCaaaaagtgccgtttccgcgtcccggaggtcacctaTGTGGGCCACGTCTTCACGGCCGCGGGGCTGAAGCCGGACCCacagaagacggctgcggtctccgGGATGTCTGCGCcctccgacgtgcccagcctacagcgtttcctgggcatggtcaattacctggggaagttcatccccgacctcagcgagctgagcgcgcccctgagggagctgatcaagaaagacattgcctgggcctggttcccgaAACATCAGAGGGCTTTTGAAatcctgaagtccaggctggttagtacccccactctcaaattCTTCGACCTGCGACGTCCCATTGTCCTCACCTGCGACGCTtccaagttcggtcttggtgccgcttgcctgcagctccacgatggcctgcagctgcctgtttcctacgcgtcccgcaccatgacccctgcagagcagcgctatgctcaaatagagaaggagttgctcgccgtggtgtttgcctgctccaagtttaaggactacattctgggcaacaccttcacgatcgaaaccgatcaccagccgctggtcatgaTCTTAAACAAACCGATCCACGTCGCCTCGTCCcgtttgcagcgcatgatgctgcagcttcagCGTTTCACGTTCCGTATTGTTTACCGCAAgcgcaaggacatgtttgtggccgacacgctgtcccgcgcaccgctgactTCCACTACCCGTCACCCAtatgaatcgtctgacctgatggtgcttaacgttaatattgtgccttcacagcagatgcagtccctggttaagcacactgccaaggatcctgccctgcaacaacttgccgacgtcatccggagTGGCTGGCCCGACCGCCGCTCGTCCctgccggccggtgccgtgccctacttcctggtccgcgatgagctcgtgctgcacgacggtgtggtggtgaagggccacaaggttgtggtgcctgctgcgctgcgggaccactactttcaaaccgcccacagcggccatcccgggGCCGAGGCAACTCTGTCtcaggcccagagccagttctactggcccggcatggcccacgacatccgggagagggtctccctcCGCCTGCTCTGCCTGCAACAGTCTTTCTCCCCGtcagcaacggcagccgctcctgcagcagcctgcccccgcACTGCCTTGGATGgcggtcgccactgacatttttgaatggcgtggcaaacacttcctggttctCGTGGACtcgtactccagctggttcgaggtggaccagctgcattccctcacgtctgctgcggTCATCGGcaggctgcgccgccacttcgccaccTTTGGCTCCCCCGCGAGTCTGCAATCGGACAATGGCAGCCAGTTCTCGAGCGCAGAATTTCGGgatttcgctgccagctggaacttccgccatttcactagcagccccgagtacccgcagagcaacggcctggctgagcgcgctgtccgcagtgccaaggacttgctggagcaCTGCCGGCTTTCTCGttcggacttttacctggccctcctcaacctaCGTAACATCTCCcatgaccctgccctgggctcgcctgctcagcggctgATGTCCCGCACTACGCGGCCTCCCATCCCGGTGTCCCAGCGGTCGCTTATGCCATCAGTTCTACAGCCGCCTGCTGCCCAAGAGCGCATTGCCCACAAGCATGAGATacaaaagcgctcccacgacaggtcctgccgtcccctcccgCGCCTGTTCCCTGGCCAGGTAGTGCGGATGCAATCCCCCTCCGGCCACTCTCGGCTAGCCGTTGTCGTCGGGTCtgctggttcgccgcggtcctaTCTCGTTGACCATGACGGCACCATTtatcgccggtcccgccaacatcttcGTCTCGTCAATGAGCCCCCTCCACCTCCTGCCGACCCTTTTCCCCCTCCGCTATCTTCCTCTTTAcctgccgctcctcgcatgcccagcACCCTGCCATCTCAGCTCTATCAACCACGCTCTCCTGCCGCCAGTCCAGTTCCGCCGGCACGCCCACCAGCCGCTGCGCCTGTTTCGCCTCCGCGGTCTCCACCTCCGCCCTCTCCTCCCGGTTCTCCGGTTCGTTCgcccgctcctgctcctgctcctgctgttcctgcggaggggggagatggcgagttgcgtacccgctccgggcgCGTGGTCAAGCCCCCTGTCCGTTATGGGGACTTTGCTTAACCACTGTTTGACTGTTTGTTTAGTTGCtcgtagcgtatgagtcgtggtcgccctgtcactacagtattgcttttgtttccaaggggTAGGATGTAGAGGgcttgtgcatgtacctttaatatagtgacctcaccactactaaccactccccacatcactagtataattgtaacctccctacccctgtatctctctctctagctccggtgacagaccacgaacagctagggaAGCAACCTGTATGAATGATAAtaaaacagtagtaaagacacgGTGTGTTATGGGTCttctttacttacttactatatcACTTTATTGTAGTCGTGTTTCACTTTTTATTCTTATTATTCTTACAAGGAATGTAGATTGGTTACATTACTTACTAACCAAAGTAATGATTTATTAATATAAGCTCCGCCTATTACTACACCATTCATATTATCACAAGCCGACATGTGCTGTTAGTTGGTGATGCAGCACGGTAGAATTAATATGCTGCTGAGTGTTGTATGTGTTACTCAGTAAATACTGTTGTACCAGTCCCTGAGTACGTGTGACTTACTCAACAGGAGCTGGGCTGGAGAAGAGCAGggggatgagggaacacagtagGGTtgaggaagagggagtgaccaggcttGTGGtgcaggcagggagggagggagtgacgtgGAGAGTGAAGGaacaggaggagggaggagtgagagGGAGGAACTGGTGGAAGGGAGTGAGGGCATGGAGGACTAGAGAGGAGTGAGGAATTGAGGTAACAGTGGGAGTGAGGGGGATCGaggagagagttatgcccctgtcccacaggaaaccggaacggaaacctctggagactttgcgccccacccaaggtttacgtgcggttcccggaggttgcagatggttgccggaggttgcaggtagtggaagcaggtaacagaaaaacatagaaaataggtgcaggagtaggccattcggcccttcgagcctgcaccgccattcaatatgatcttggctgatcatccaactcagaatcctgtacctgccttctctccataacccctgatacctttagccacaagtgccacatctaactccctcttaaatatagccaatgaactggcctcaactacattctgtggcagagaattcccgagattcaccactctctgtgtgaaaaatgttttttcgcatttcggtcataaaagatttcccccttattcttaagctgtgaccccttgttctggacttccccaacatcgggaacaatcttcctgcatctagcctgtccgaaccccttaagaattgtgtaagttactataagatcccccctcaatcttctaaattctagtagggagacagcacggaaacgttgggtggtgcgcaaagtctccagaggtttccgttcgggtttcctaagtgggacagggggttgaCGCGACTATTGAAACGTCCAATGATACTCGGTTGTGACGCCAAGATGCCGACGGTTCTTTGCGCCGTTCGAAGAACAGGTCGACTCTGTTGCGTCACTCACGCTGAGAACCAATCGGCGTTCTCTTTGCCTTTGTCTCCGCGTTCCACGGGTCGCAGGCGGCCAATTACAGCGCGGCCCGTGTGTATGAACGTTCTATTGGGGCGGGGTATAAAAGGGACGCGTTCGGCGAATGCGACACATtgtcaggagctgagactggaaggGACATCATGGTGGGTGATCCCGGGGCTGGACGGCGGGGCGTCGTGTGAAACCAGTGATGGGGAGAGCCGGGATAACTCCAGAGAACCGGGAACGAAGGCTCATGGGTGCAGAGTGATTCCGCGGTGACCACGCTGCGTAAACGCGTTGATCCGTTCGCACACTGTGGCGTGGGGGAAATGTTAGCACTCGGAACCGATATCCGTGGGAATAACACAATCATCTCTTCCCCCTTTCCTCCACCGACCCatcccatctttctctctctctccagcgtgAGTGTATCTCCATCCACATCGGCCAGGCCGGAGTTCAGGTCGGCAATGCTTGCTGGGAGCTCTATTGCCTGGAGCACGGGATCCAGCCGGATGGACAGATGCCCAGCGACAAGACCATCGGGGGCGGCGACGACTCCTTCAACACCTTCTTCAGCGAAACGGGGGCGGGCAAGCACGTCCCCCGGGCCGTGTTCATTGATCTGGAGCCCACGGTGATCGGTAAGGTGAAACGGGAGAGTCCTGacatgttgagccttgtctgaaaCCTTCCCCGCGGCGTTTGCTGCGGGGCGTGTGATTCTTAATGAACCCGTTTCTTAATGAACTGGTTCATTCTCCGTTTTCTGTTTGCTCCCCTGTAGATGAAGTGCGGACCGGTACATACCGGCAACTCTTCCACCCCGAGCAGCTCATCACCGGCAAGGAGGACGCGGCCAACAACTACGCCCGGGGCCACTGCTCCATCGGCAAGGAGATcgtcgacctggtcctggatcgcATCCGGAAGCTGGTAGGTTGTGGAACCGAATCCAACCGTGAACCAGCGCCCGTTATTCAACGATCTGGCGCCCCTGGTTCGCCCGCGACAATTCCGCACTTCGTGAatgacctatccctcagaatactctctagcaaCTGTCCAATTCCAGATGTTACACACAAATTATTGTTGTTAGGGTGGGACCACAGACGTTAGACACCTCTCCAGAGGGTCAGTTTACTCCTgcaacactcacactcaccccacctttctccttctcaatgctctccGCTTTATCTGCCCACAGGCCGACCAGTGCACCGGACTGCAGGGGTTCCTCATCTTCCACAGTTTTGGGGGCGGCACCGGCTCgggcttcacctccctcctcatggAGAGACTCTCCGTCGACTACGGCAAGAAATCCAAGCTGGAGTTTTCCGTCTACCCGGCGCCGCAGATCTCCACCGCCGTGGTCGAGCCCTACAACGCGGTGCTGGTCACCCACTGCACCCTGGAGCACTCCGACTGCTCCTTCATGCTGGACAACGAGGCTATTTACGACATCTGTCGGCGGAACCTGGACATCGAGCGCCCCACCTACACCAACCTCAACCGCCTGCTGGCGCAGGTAGTGTCGTCCATCACGGCCTCGCTGCGCTTCGACGGCGCCCTCAATGTGGACCTGCTCGAGCTCCAGACCAACCTGGTCCCCTACCCGCGCATTCACTTCCCGCTGGTGACCTACGCGCCCCTGATCTCGGCCGAGAAGGCTTACCACGAGCAACTGTCCGTGTCGGAGATCACCAACGCCTGTTTCGAGCCCGCCAACCAGATGCTCAAGTGCGACCCCCGCCAGGGCAAATACATGGCGTGCTGCATGAtgtaccgcggggacgtggtgccCAAGGACGTCAACGCCTCCATCGCCACCATCAAGACCAAGCGCTCCATCCAGTTCGTGGACTGGTGCCCGACCGGGTTCAAGGTAGGTGTAGATTGTAAACCAATCCACGCAACATAAGCTTGATCCAACCCGCGGTTCCACACTGTATTGTGATATCTACCACACCCAGAACAGACGAGAACCTTCCTGAACGGTGGCCCGGGTTTCTTAACATTTAGCTCGCAATGGATACTATTGAAAGTTTCTATGAgtctcttctttctctcccccgCAGGTGGGCATCAACTACCAGCCCCCGACGGTGGTGCCGGGGGGCGACCTGGCCAAGGTGCAACGAGCCGTCTGCATGCTGAGCAACACCACCGCCATCTCCATGGCCTGGACCCGCATGAACCTCAAGTTCGACAAGATGTACGCCAAGCGGGCCTTTGTCCACTGGTACGTGGGAGAGGGTCTGGAGGAAGGAGAGTTCCAGGACGCGCGGGAAGACATGGCGTCGCTGGAGAAGGACTACGAGGAAGTGGGCATCGATTCGGCGGATCTGGACAGGAAGGCGGAAGAGGAAGAGTGAATGTTGTTGTATATCTGGAAAGATTAGTTATTTTTAATACTGGTGTAGATCTAATTTatgaaattaaatatatttgagacataGTTTGCTATTGCGTCCTTCGCAAAGCCACAATTGCTTAATGTCTATAGTTTCATaccgtggaagcagacccttcggcccaacttgtccatgcccaccatgCCTCTTCATCTCTGATCATccaatttgcccacgtttggcgaaTATCATTCTATCCAATTTACCGACACAAAACTGCATACATATCCTTTAaatgttactgtacctgcctctactagaTCACCTGGAACCTCGTTCAATGTACCCACCACCGCCTGCGAGATATATGTCCCCTCAGTTTCCAATAactcttttccctctcatctagatcctatgccctctagtttttgattcatcTTTGGTGCTGAAGGTTTCTGTGCATGAACTCTATCTATGCCGCTCATGGGTTCATATACCTCCACAGGAACATTACTCAGCTGTCTttactccaaacattttaaatctcaATCGTACGAGTCCTGGCATCGTAAATCATCGCCTCTCACAAATCGTCACACTGATGTATCTCGGGATGGGGATGATTGTAAAGATGGGGATTGGTCATTGGGGAAAGCAATCTGTTTCTTGAAAGAGCACGGGGGTCCAAGGACCACAACGTTCCAGTCATTGAAACTCCTTGTGCTGATGGAGCGGGCTGACCGGGCGCCGACAATGGGAGATACTCCAGTGTTCATAGACCACAGAACATAccacagtacagctcaggaacggaTCCAGCGGCCCACAGGATTTGCgccgaacatgctgccaagttagACTTATTTCATCTgccagtacatgatccatatccctctattcacgGCACTTCGACGCGTCTATTGAAAAGCCTTTCCAATAGACACGTCGTAGAAACTACGCCGCACATCTTCGTTAAAATGTCCTCCGTTTATTTCATAGCTACCCCTCTGGGGTtacacatttccaccatgggaaaccTGCTGTGTCTCTCTACCCTATctcttattatgcccctgtcccacttaggaaacctgcacggaaacctctggagactttgcgccccacccaaggtttccgtgcggttcccggaggttgcaggtagtggaagcaggtggttgccggaggttgcaggtagtggaagcaggtagggagactgacaaaaacctccgggaaccgcacggaaaccttgggtggggcgcaaagtctccagaggtttccattcaggtttcctaagtgggacaggggcataactctcataATGTTTATACCTCCATCAAGTCTCTCTTCAACCTCGGCGTTCCACAATAAACTATCAAATCACGTTACCACACCCCCCTTTATTTAATCGGGACTTGCGTGCGCCTCTTGTTTTACTTCGCGGATTCCAGCTCTGATTCCAGAATTCCCAGTCCGGACCCAACCCGGCCTATAGGTTCCGACAGTCGATCTCCCATTTCAGTCTGccgaaacctacctgatctcccggttgctcagcactttaacaccccctcacattccaaatctgacctttctgtcctggccctcctccattgtcagagtgaggcccaacgcaaattggaggaacagcacctcatactttgctTCGGTAGTTCACGCCCCATgcgctatgaacattgacttatctaacttcaaataacccttgctttccctctctctcgctcccctcccccttcaagttcaagttcaagagagttgattgtcatgtgtccctgataggacaatgaaattcttgctttgcttcagcacacagaatatagtagacatttactacaaaacagatcagtgtgtccatataccattatataaatatatacacacatgaataaataaactgatcaagtgcaaataaca from the Amblyraja radiata isolate CabotCenter1 chromosome 16, sAmbRad1.1.pri, whole genome shotgun sequence genome contains:
- the LOC116982176 gene encoding tubulin alpha chain-like, which encodes MRECISIHIGQAGVQVGNACWELYCLEHGIQPDGQMPSDKTIGGGDDSFNTFFSETGAGKHVPRAVFIDLEPTVIDEVRTGTYRQLFHPEQLITGKEDAANNYARGHCSIGKEIVDLVLDRIRKLADQCTGLQGFLIFHSFGGGTGSGFTSLLMERLSVDYGKKSKLEFSVYPAPQISTAVVEPYNAVLVTHCTLEHSDCSFMLDNEAIYDICRRNLDIERPTYTNLNRLLAQVVSSITASLRFDGALNVDLLELQTNLVPYPRIHFPLVTYAPLISAEKAYHEQLSVSEITNACFEPANQMLKCDPRQGKYMACCMMYRGDVVPKDVNASIATIKTKRSIQFVDWCPTGFKVGINYQPPTVVPGGDLAKVQRAVCMLSNTTAISMAWTRMNLKFDKMYAKRAFVHWYVGEGLEEGEFQDAREDMASLEKDYEEVGIDSADLDRKAEEEE